In one Cydia strobilella chromosome 25, ilCydStro3.1, whole genome shotgun sequence genomic region, the following are encoded:
- the LOC134752636 gene encoding 3-oxoacyl-[acyl-carrier-protein] reductase FabG-like: MFNNKVTGASSGIGAAAALLFAKEGANVAIVARNLAKLTDIGKKIEATGKKPLIIQADISIEEEAETVIPKTIDNFGKLDVLVNNAGIISQGSIMDGKIVEAYDEVMKTNVRAVIHLTSLAAPYLAKTKGNIVNVSSAAAFRPSKLPTSAPYYVSKAALDHFSRCAALELATEGIRVNTVNPGPVDNDFITNNGGDNSRKSERKKMMENYTALGFLSTNEEIGDVILFLASDKAKSVTGSSYVTDSGILLKY; encoded by the coding sequence ATGTTCAATAACAAAGTAACGGGTGCAAGCTCTGGAATCGGAGCAGCAGCGGCACTCCTTTTTGCGAAAGAAGGTGCCAATGTAGCAATTGTTGCCAGAAATCTTGCTAAACTTACCGACATTGGCAAGAAAATCGAAGCAACAGGCAAGAAACCACTCATCATCCAAGCTGATATCTCCATCGAAGAAGAAGCTGAAACAGTAATTCCAAAAACCATCGATAATTTTGGTAAGTTGGATGTACTTGTCAATAACGCTGGCATTATTTCCCAAGGATCTATAATGGACGGGAAAATTGTAGAAGCGTACGATGAAGTAATGAAGACTAATGTTCGAGCTGTAATTCATCTTACAAGCTTAGCTGCTCCATATTTAGCTAAGACAAAGGGAAATATAGTAAATGTTTCAAGCGCTGCAGCATTTAGACCAAGCAAATTACCAACGAGCGCACCATATTACGTATCAAAAGCAGCTTTAGATCATTTTTCAAGATGTGCAGCTTTAGAATTAGCAACTGAAGGAATCAGAGTGAATACAGTAAATCCTGGGCCAGTAGACAACGATTTTATTACTAACAACGGCGGTGATAATAGCCGTAAAAGTGAACGTAAGAAAATGATGGAAAACTATACTGCTCTCGGTTTTCTGTCAACGAATGAAGAGATTGGGGATGTGATATTGTTTTTAGCTAGTGACAAAGCTAAAAGTGTTACTGGATCTAGCTATGTTACTGATAGCGGTATTCTTTTAAAgtattaa